CACGACCGCAATTGGCGCACGCTGCAAGTAGCTTTCATCGAAGAATCCTAATGAGAAGCCTTTTTCCTTGCGACTGTGCAACCACTCATCAGAAACAACCTGTAATTGATTAATAAATTCCGTCGAAAATGGTGGTTCAACAACTTCAAAATGGTGTTCGTCACGCTCAAAACGGTTAATAATCGTCCGTTCAGCTTTATGCCGCTTACCGACCAAGCTAAAATCTGGCAAGTCAACGTGCGCTTCCTCACCCATTTTGATGAAATTATAACCATATTCGTGGACGTACATGGCCACGTTTTCCGAAACTTCATAAAAGACGGGCGTGTAGCCAAGCTGGTCGCTATCGTGAATAAATTTTTCAATTGCTGCTTCCATATCGTCACTTTTTCCAAATGGATCACCCATCACAATTAGTTTATTGTTTCTCGGGCGATATTGCAGGACGACTGTATCTTCGCCGGCTGCGTTTTGGTAATAGAACAAATACTTATCCCCGAGAAACGCCAACTGACTATTCGCATTACCACCAAAATTGGTTAATACATTTTGCAAACGGTCGGCATCTAGTTCATCACCAAGAATGAGGCGACGCCCTTCTAAGTAACGTTCCAAAATTAACACAAATATGGCGACCACGACAATTGCCAACAATCCGCCCAACCAAATCTTAGACGATGGGAACAACACGAAATCCAAGTTGTGGTGATGGTGATGATGCTTGAACCCCGGTAGGCTATAAACCCCTAACACCACGTAAATGACGACCAAAGTTGCCCAAATGACACCATCAATCGTCCGCGCTTCCCACGAGTAAATGAATTGCTCACGGAACAAACGCGCCCGAATCAACCAGACCAGAATCATTAACAGTAACGTAAACGCCACTGACCATAATGAAACTTCGCGGGTGTACATGTAGCAACTCGTTAAGAACAACACAATCAACGCCGGGTACAGCGCCCGTTTAACTTGTGAAGCAATCCCACGCGCTACAAGTAGTAACAGGAATCCCAAGATGATACTTGGAAATTCCGAAATCAAATTAGCCGACCACGGATTTAACAAGTGCAACCAATGCCAGCGATCAAACGCATCCGGAATTGTCGCATACAAAATCATCATCACGCCGGAAAAATAGAGCAGTGCGCTGACAATGCGATGCCCGACCGTCATCACAATTTGATTAGGGACTTCGTTATAACGTTCATTAAATGACGCGCCAAAATTCTTAATCAGCAAAATCAAGCCAAAAGCAAATGGCACAAAATAGTAGGCAATACGGTATAACAGCAGCCACGCGACGGCTGCTTCACGCGGTAAGCCTAAGTCACTTAAGCCGATAATCATAATCACGTCAAAACTCCCAATGGAACCGGGAATCATTGATACAATCCCGATAATCATCGCAGCGACAAAGATTGGCATTACTTGATCCATCGGTAACGGCATCCCAATCATCCAACCAATGAACAAGAACAGACCGATGACACCCGTCCATTCCAAGATTGAAATCCCGGTTACCTGCATTTTGAACCTGGTTGTAATTACCGTTTTGTTAATCGTTGAGGTTACCCAAACAAATGGAATATACAAACTCCCACCTAACAACCAAATCCAGTACTGACTAACGTAGGCATTTGCATACCCTGTCCACACCATGATTAGTGCCACGATACTGAATAATGACAAGCCGGACATAATGAACATGAATAAGCGGGTTAAGGTTGCCGCA
This is a stretch of genomic DNA from Periweissella cryptocerci. It encodes these proteins:
- the mprF gene encoding bifunctional lysylphosphatidylglycerol flippase/synthetase MprF translates to MIAKIEAIFHKYSKWIESIFLIAVSVAVLVEIVSISKTISPSQLAVQFGDIPVWKIGAIIIAGLVAVSPMIGYDVLLNKSLGNKMTKAYLFESSWIINSINNLAGFGGLVSVGLRTEFYGKKVESKNFAATLTRLFMFIMSGLSLFSIVALIMVWTGYANAYVSQYWIWLLGGSLYIPFVWVTSTINKTVITTRFKMQVTGISILEWTGVIGLFLFIGWMIGMPLPMDQVMPIFVAAMIIGIVSMIPGSIGSFDVIMIIGLSDLGLPREAAVAWLLLYRIAYYFVPFAFGLILLIKNFGASFNERYNEVPNQIVMTVGHRIVSALLYFSGVMMILYATIPDAFDRWHWLHLLNPWSANLISEFPSIILGFLLLLVARGIASQVKRALYPALIVLFLTSCYMYTREVSLWSVAFTLLLMILVWLIRARLFREQFIYSWEARTIDGVIWATLVVIYVVLGVYSLPGFKHHHHHHNLDFVLFPSSKIWLGGLLAIVVVAIFVLILERYLEGRRLILGDELDADRLQNVLTNFGGNANSQLAFLGDKYLFYYQNAAGEDTVVLQYRPRNNKLIVMGDPFGKSDDMEAAIEKFIHDSDQLGYTPVFYEVSENVAMYVHEYGYNFIKMGEEAHVDLPDFSLVGKRHKAERTIINRFERDEHHFEVVEPPFSTEFINQLQVVSDEWLHSRKEKGFSLGFFDESYLQRAPIAVVSDGAGEVYAFTNFMPTNNRVETSIDLMRFRDDAPTGVMDFLFVKLFEYSNAAGYQDFNLGMAPLANVGMYYRSFTEERVANLVYQFGSNFYSFQGLRDFKSKYADDWRPRYTSYAKSSNILFVMIALLIVDNQTIQPHTLKKLRSRDK